Within Sphingomonas piscis, the genomic segment CGCAACCGAGTCCCGGTGGGGCACGATCATGGCGAAACTGTCTTGAATCAATTGGATGGCACGAGGAGTCATCACGGTTGTTCCTGTGAGAATTTCATCCGCGGAGCAGTGACGAGGGGCTGTCAGGCAGGCGTGTCGCGCGCTAAACAAAGTTGTTTCAATTGTTTCAGCGGGGGCTGGGCGTGGGGGAAAGTGCGCATATCGCGGTGGTGGACGACGAGCCGGATATCCGCGGGCTTGTGCAGAACTACCTGACGCGTCACGGCTTTGCAGTCAGTCAGGCGGAGGGCGGCGCGGCTCTTCGGGCCTTGATGGCCGAGCGCCCGGTCGACCTCGTCATCCTCGACGTCAACATGCCGGAGCAGGATGGGGTCAGCATCGCCCGCGAGCTTCGCGCCGCCGGCCGCGTCGGCATCATCATGCTGACGGCGAACAGCGACAGCGTCGACAAAGTTGTGGGGCTGGAGGTCGGTGCCGACGATTATGTCACCAAGCCGTTCGATCCCAGGGAATTGCTTGCGCGCGTCCGGAGCGTGCTTCGCCGCGCCGCGACGCCCGAGGCACCGGCAGCGACCTTGGGCCGGGAAGTGGTGGTGGGAGAGGTCCGGCTGAACCTGGATAGCCGCAAGATGTTTGCGGCGGACGGGTCGGAGATGCCGCTGACGGCAATGGAGTTCGATTTGCTCCGGACCTTCGTCGAGCATCCCAATCGCGTGCTGACGCGCGACCAGTTGTT encodes:
- a CDS encoding response regulator, with amino-acid sequence MGESAHIAVVDDEPDIRGLVQNYLTRHGFAVSQAEGGAALRALMAERPVDLVILDVNMPEQDGVSIARELRAAGRVGIIMLTANSDSVDKVVGLEVGADDYVTKPFDPRELLARVRSVLRRAATPEAPAATLGREVVVGEVRLNLDSRKMFAADGSEMPLTAMEFDLLRTFVEHPNRVLTRDQLLDLAHSKEPDVFDRSVDTRIVRLRQKVEKDPRRPQALKTVRGAGYMFVPARTGL